Proteins co-encoded in one Populus trichocarpa isolate Nisqually-1 chromosome 10, P.trichocarpa_v4.1, whole genome shotgun sequence genomic window:
- the LOC7475902 gene encoding protein DETOXIFICATION 55 produces MVTEEKSHKYPTMPEVVEELKRMTDIGFPIAALSLVGYLKNMILVVCMGRLGSLELAGGALAIGFTNISGYSVLSGLAMGMEPLCSQAFGSRNLLVASHTLRRTILMLLLASIPIGLLWVNLEPLLLSLHQDPDITRIASLYCRFSIPDLIANSLLHPLRIYLRSKGTTWPLMWCTLVSVVLHVPVTIFLAFTLCLGVPGIAISTFITNFNTLLFLVCYMYLFSRATEEEPSSTPLIRQQPFLSSPSTSLRKEWGILLRLAIPSCIAVCLEWWWYEFMTILAGYLHNPQAALATSAIIIQTTSLMYTLPTSLSASVSTRVGNELGAGRPQKARLATVVAIGLALLSSLLGLLWTILGREAWGKVFTKDDEVLELTMVVLPIIGLCELANCPQTTSCGILRGSARPGIGAGINFYSFYMVGAPVAIGLAFVWKLGFVGLCYGLLAAQVVCVVSILTVVYKTDWDRESLKAKELVGKTGALAHEHADHIAKCEEGEGLSFG; encoded by the exons ATGGTTACAGAAGAGAAATCCCACAAGTACCCAACAATGCCAGAG GTGGTGGAGGAGCTAAAAAGAATGACAGACATAGGCTTCCCTATAGCAGCTTTGAGCTTGGTGGGGTATCTCAAAAACATGATCTTAGTAGTCTGCATGGGAAGACTAGGAAGCTTGGAGCTCGCAGGAGGTGCCTTAGCTATTGGATTCACCAACATCAGTGGCTACTCAGTTCTTTCCGGCCTAGCGATGGGGATGGAGCCTCTATGTAGTCAAGCATTTGGTTCGAGAAATCTATTAGTAGCATCTCATACTCTAAGAAGAACAATTCTTATGTTACTACTTGCTTCAATACCTATTGGCTTGTTATGGGTCAATCTTGAACCCCTCTTGCTTAGCCTCCATCAAGATCCTGACATAACCAGAATCGCAAGTTTATACTGTCGATTTTCCATTCCTGATCTTATTGCTAATAGCCTCCTGCACCCTCTACGAATTTACTTGCGCAGTAAAGGAACTACATGGCCGTTAATGTGGTGCACCCTGGTCTCCGTTGTTCTGCATGTTCCTGTCACCATATTTCTAGCCTTCACTCTTTGTCTTGGAGTCCCTGGAATTGCAATTTCTACTTTTATCACTAATTTCAACACCCTCTTGTTCCTCGTATGCTACATGTATTTATTCAGTCGGGCCACTGAGGAGGAGCCCTCGTCCACACCCCTAATTAGACAACAACCATTTCTATCATCTCCTTCTACTTCACTAAGAAAGGAATGGGGAATCCTACTCCGGCTTGCCATCCCAAGTTGCATAGCTGTTTGTTTAGAGTGGTGGTGGTATGAGTTCATGACAATTCTAGCTGGTTACTTGCACAACCCTCAAGCCGCTCTAGCAACATCAGCTATTATAATTCAGACCACATCCCTAATGTACACGTTGCCAACATCACTGAGTGCATCGGTGTCGACTCGGGTGGGCAACGAGCTTGGAGCAGGCAGGCCACAGAAAGCTCGTTTGGCCACGGTGGTTGCAATAGGCTTAGCCTTATTAAGCTCATTGCTTGGTTTGCTATGGACCATCCTAGGGAGAGAAGCATGGGGGAAAGTTTTTACAAAAGATGATGAGGTTCTCGAGCTAACTATGGTTGTACTGCCCATAATTGGATTATGTGAGCTTGCAAATTGTCCACAAACGACAAGCTGTGGAATTTTAAGAGGGAGTGCTAGGCCCGGCATCGGGGCAGGGATTAACTTTTACTCCTTTTACATGGTGGGTGCACCTGTGGCCATAGGCCTAGCCTTTGTTTGGAAACTAGGGTTTGTGGGTCTATGTTATGGTCTTCTAGCGGCTCAAGTTGTATGTGTGGTCTCAATTTTAACAGTAGTATACAAGACAGATTGGGATAGAGAATCTTTAAAGGCCAAAGAACTGGTTGGCAAGACTGGTGCCTTGGCACATGAACATGCAGACCATATAGCCAAATGTGAAGAAGGAGAAGGGCTAAGTTTCGGGTGA